Genomic DNA from Methanosarcina sp. MTP4:
AGAAAATGTATCCATCCAGTAATTCGTTATATTTCTCTAAACCGTGATATTCTTTCAACCACTTTTCGAAAGAAGTTATATCAGTTACAATATTCAATATGTTACAGAATGAGCAAAAATCATCAGCATTTCGGCTTTCAAATTCCATATTTTCTTCATTTACCACTGACTTACACCAATGATTCTAAATAACCGAAGGTTTAAAATCATTTTCATAAAATCTTGTAAGTAAGAATTTTAATTAGTTAACTTTTCAAGCACATCTTTTCTTCCAATTTTTAAAAGATAATTTTTAACTTTCTCAGACAAACGGGTTGGGAGTTGAGACAATTTCTCTATACTTTTTCCTTTAATTCTCTCCAAATCCTCTTTCAATTCTGAATAAGAAATCTCCTGTAGAGGTATTGTAACTACATGTTCAGCACTCAACCCCGGCAATTGAATCCCTGATGAAATGACAAATTCTTCGCTGATTCCGGGTTTTGAGATGATTATTAATTCATCTACTTTTGAATTAACTTCAATAACTAATTTTTCAAGATTGTTTAGTTTATCTGATACCATTTTTAACGTAGGTATCGATCCAATAAAAGTAGAGGTTATTGTGAATAGATTTACGAGATCTCTTTCAGCTAGGGCTTTATCTATCTCATTATGAATGAATTCATTTTCCGGGATCTGGGGTATAATTAGTTTTAAAGCACGACAAAGATTTTTTGCGTAGAAGGTCATTTCCTCTTGGTTGCTTATTTCCCATCTTTGAACTTCTTCTTTGACAGCACATGCAACTTTTTTGACTTGTCCCTTCGAAATCTGGCATGCGGTATCAGCTTTTTGCTGGATTTCTTCGAGGAGGGATTTTAAGTTTCTATCGAGAATAGGAAGCCCTTTTCTCATCACTATTGTTGCAGATGGTGCTTTTTCTTCGGTATTTTTCATCAACTCTGCGGCCTGTTCGCAGTATTTCCTGTAAAAATTAAGCTCTCCTTTCTTGGCCTCTAAGTCCATATTTTCAAGGTTCTGGACTTCTTTTAATGCATTGGAAAGATTTTCAACCGCTTCAAAGAGTAATCTCTTATTTTCTGATCTACCAATCTTGCTTTTTGCCTCTGAAAGGTATTTCTCAACTTCATCTTTTGCCTCTTGTTTTTTAGCAGAAATTATTGTGTAAAATGAACGGTAAAATGGGAAGCAAAATTTAGATGGGTTATACCAAGTGGGCTCTTTAGCTGCCTTTTCAAAGAATTCAATCGCTGTTTTCAGTAATTCTAAGTATGATTCTTCACTCCCTGATTGAGATGCTTTATATATCGAAATTCTTCCCAGAGAGTGATATGCATTGACTCGCACAAAGCTGTCTTCGTTTGAAGTCAGTCCGTGTAAATCTTGGCACGCCTGTTCTTTGTCCGGCACATCTCTAAAAACAGTTCCAAGTAAAGCTGTCGCTTCCAGTCGCACATCTTTATCTTCATCTGAAGTCAATCTGTGTACATCTTGCCATGCCTGTTGTTTATCCGGCACATCTCTAAAAACAGTTCCAATTGCTTCTGCCGCTTCCCTTCGCACCCTGCTGTTTTTATCTGAAGTCAATCTGTGTACATCTTGCCACGCCTGTTGTTTATCCGGCAAGTCTCTAAAAACCCTTCGAAGTGCTTCTGCCGCTTCCCTTCGCACCCTGCTGTTTTTATCTGAAGTCAATCTGTGTACATCTTGCCACGCCTGTTGTTTATCCGGCAAGTCTCTAAAAACCCTTCGAAGTGCTTCTGCCGCTTCCCTTCGCACCCTGCTGTTTTTATCTGAAGTCAATCTGTGTACATCTTGCCACGCCTGTTGTTTATCTTGGGCATCTTTAATATTATTCATAAGTGCATTTAATGCTCTCCATCGCACATCTTTATCTTCATCTGAAGTCAATCTGTGTACATCTTGCCACGCCTGTTGTTTATCTTGGACATCTTTAATATTATCAATAAGTGCATTTAGTGCTCCCCATCGCACCCTGCTGTTTTTATCTGAAGTCAATCTGTGTACATCTTGCCATGCCTGTTCTTTGTCCGGCACATCTTTAAAAAAAATTCCAAG
This window encodes:
- a CDS encoding HEAT repeat domain-containing protein, which produces MVNQEEIHKKCNDSDPKERMKAVDQLSSSFGDFYDKKNAWKDLYRPTLDKKRKVRWRAVKAPRIVFKYLPDKEQAWQDVHRLTSDENRKVRWRAVKALRTVFKYVPDKEQAWQDVHRLTSDENSGVRCEAAGAIRTILKDVPDKQQAWQDVHRLTSDKNSRVRREAAGAIRTIFKDVPDKQQAWQDVHRLTSDEDEDVRREAAGAIRTIFKDVPDKQQAWQDVHRLTSDEDEDVRREAAEAIGTVFRDVPDKQQAWQDVHRLTSYKDRGVLWHVRIALLSGLEYPDKKRDLRLQATALLGTVFKYVPDKEQAWQDVHRLTSDENSGVRCEAAGAIRTIFRDVPDKQQAWQDVHRLTSDKNSRVRREAAGAIRTIFKDVPDKEQAWQDVHRLTSDENSGVRREAAGAIRTIFKDVPDKEQAWQDVHRLTSDKNRKVRIEAAGAIRTIFKDVPDKEQAWQDVHRLTSDKNRKVRIEAAGAIRTIFKDVPDKEQVWQDVHRMASDKDKSVLWHVGIALLSGFEYPDKKRDLRLEATASLGIFFKDVPDKEQAWQDVHRLTSDKNSRVRWGALNALIDNIKDVQDKQQAWQDVHRLTSDEDKDVRWRALNALMNNIKDAQDKQQAWQDVHRLTSDKNSRVRREAAEALRRVFRDLPDKQQAWQDVHRLTSDKNSRVRREAAEALRRVFRDLPDKQQAWQDVHRLTSDKNSRVRREAAEAIGTVFRDVPDKQQAWQDVHRLTSDEDKDVRLEATALLGTVFRDVPDKEQACQDLHGLTSNEDSFVRVNAYHSLGRISIYKASQSGSEESYLELLKTAIEFFEKAAKEPTWYNPSKFCFPFYRSFYTIISAKKQEAKDEVEKYLSEAKSKIGRSENKRLLFEAVENLSNALKEVQNLENMDLEAKKGELNFYRKYCEQAAELMKNTEEKAPSATIVMRKGLPILDRNLKSLLEEIQQKADTACQISKGQVKKVACAVKEEVQRWEISNQEEMTFYAKNLCRALKLIIPQIPENEFIHNEIDKALAERDLVNLFTITSTFIGSIPTLKMVSDKLNNLEKLVIEVNSKVDELIIISKPGISEEFVISSGIQLPGLSAEHVVTIPLQEISYSELKEDLERIKGKSIEKLSQLPTRLSEKVKNYLLKIGRKDVLEKLTN